Proteins encoded by one window of Tunturibacter psychrotolerans:
- a CDS encoding PEP-CTERM sorting domain-containing protein (PEP-CTERM proteins occur, often in large numbers, in the proteomes of bacteria that also encode an exosortase, a predicted intramembrane cysteine proteinase. The presence of a PEP-CTERM domain at a protein's C-terminus predicts cleavage within the sorting domain, followed by covalent anchoring to some some component of the (usually Gram-negative) cell surface. Many PEP-CTERM proteins exhibit an unusual sequence composition that includes large numbers of potential glycosylation sites. Expression of one such protein has been shown restore the ability of a bacterium to form floc, a type of biofilm.), with protein MKRLYLIALFAFLAWFNDFSPSVAHADTYQSVTIHGAGAANSNDYFLYGIDNKGDFVTDRPNCDGRDDTCYYSFISGDRSSSSFTPPALDYDNSTVCGTRDFAVEICNAGRVAFIANGPAPSADTLYSGPSSDLSIVKSGDFGFIHPLMDSNGDIVFDDGNNFEEYIDVTSRLGVTPEPTSIVLLGTGLLGFAGFVRRKLSKHS; from the coding sequence ATGAAACGCTTGTACCTGATAGCTCTCTTCGCTTTTCTCGCCTGGTTCAATGACTTTTCGCCTTCTGTAGCACATGCTGACACTTACCAATCTGTGACCATACACGGCGCCGGCGCTGCCAATTCAAACGATTACTTCCTGTACGGCATCGATAACAAGGGAGATTTCGTGACCGACCGACCCAATTGCGACGGACGCGATGACACTTGCTATTACTCGTTCATTTCGGGAGATCGGAGTTCGAGCAGTTTCACCCCTCCGGCGCTTGACTACGACAACAGCACAGTATGTGGCACCAGGGACTTCGCGGTAGAGATTTGTAATGCAGGTAGGGTAGCGTTCATCGCTAATGGCCCTGCACCCTCTGCCGACACTCTTTACTCTGGACCCTCTTCAGACTTGTCGATTGTCAAGAGTGGTGACTTCGGCTTCATCCATCCGTTGATGGACAGTAATGGTGACATAGTTTTTGACGATGGCAATAACTTTGAAGAGTACATCGACGTCACGAGCCGCCTCGGTGTCACCCCAGAACCTACAAGCATCGTCCTCTTGGGTACAGGGCTTTTAGGGTTCGCCGGATTCGTCCGACGCAAATTGAGTAAGCATAGCTAG
- a CDS encoding lipase family protein, with translation MVATLFSGLVDFGLDVFDYANTEKTRASLVSRTVDAMVWLRSQAPSAPLVIVGHSLGSVIASHAVNSMCLSEEMTSEISLVTLGSPLNYLCRVFPKIIKSPREISLAIHPNVRWVNLWRDADLIGKHLDLEPRATVQFCVGKGGHSNYWSDGVVWRAVAFESLGLGTYKKPLAPGTRPERSVVEAWLGTLLFAAISLLSIIGMLGFWYLFHYLVKL, from the coding sequence ATAGTCGCAACCTTATTTAGCGGCCTAGTAGATTTTGGACTCGATGTCTTCGATTACGCAAACACTGAAAAGACCCGCGCCTCACTCGTTAGCCGAACGGTCGATGCGATGGTCTGGCTTAGGAGCCAAGCTCCGAGCGCTCCGCTGGTTATCGTAGGCCACAGCTTAGGTAGTGTCATAGCATCGCATGCTGTCAATTCGATGTGCCTGTCCGAGGAAATGACTAGTGAGATTAGCCTGGTCACATTAGGTTCGCCGCTTAATTATCTCTGTCGAGTATTTCCAAAGATTATCAAATCGCCGCGCGAAATCTCTTTAGCGATTCACCCGAACGTGCGCTGGGTAAACCTGTGGAGGGATGCCGATTTGATCGGCAAGCACTTGGATTTGGAACCACGGGCCACTGTGCAATTTTGTGTCGGTAAGGGTGGGCATTCAAATTACTGGTCTGATGGTGTGGTCTGGCGTGCAGTCGCTTTCGAATCACTCGGGTTAGGCACCTACAAAAAACCACTGGCCCCAGGAACCAGGCCTGAAAGATCTGTAGTCGAGGCTTGGCTGGGAACCCTTCTCTTCGCCGCTATCTCATTGTTGAGCATCATCGGTATGTTGGGATTCTGGTATCTGTTCCATTACTTAGTAAAGCTCTAA